The following are encoded together in the bacterium genome:
- a CDS encoding 4Fe-4S binding protein, whose amino-acid sequence MKNLLENKFINDLIKQGIFPGIFQLLTLVILIFILVWTWPYHNIEGVPAPDPLIYTNLGNLLFWIYWMMGIIILVLLFGRTWCAICPVGMINGITSKFGLKLNYPKLLRNWYPLAVVFILLQITINLTNLNHYPDLTARLIFIFVLLCAIFGLLFRGRVFCRYLCPIGSMIGIYSCFSPLEVRVKDKKLCSQCMTKECINGKTNFYSVSFGKNKSLFKNNAVPCPAGIFPAALEENTHCYFCGQCIKLCPNNNICWNKRNIFKEIFQPYDRPFSETLFIVLLLGMIMEKFVPLWPDLQEKIFPESLPAAVFYPWVYFILPGMIVFLPSFLTYIFSQVKINPVASQDETPGSLNDPVSLNKIIAFQSSIFIPLIFFSHFALAFVKVFTRGSYIFYGLLDPAGVKTFRAIYQAELLKPPSSVLPVPVLRWIVILPVIAGSIISFAAVHKINKSGLFNKSSHAFAIINSGIISALGLMFALIVKNWLFS is encoded by the coding sequence ATGAAGAATCTGCTTGAAAATAAATTTATAAACGACTTAATAAAACAAGGAATATTCCCTGGGATTTTTCAATTATTGACGCTTGTAATTCTTATTTTTATTTTGGTATGGACCTGGCCGTATCATAATATTGAAGGTGTTCCCGCCCCTGACCCGCTGATATATACAAATCTCGGCAACCTGCTTTTCTGGATATACTGGATGATGGGGATTATTATTCTCGTCCTTCTCTTTGGAAGAACATGGTGCGCCATTTGCCCTGTCGGTATGATTAACGGCATTACAAGCAAGTTTGGATTAAAACTCAATTATCCGAAGCTGCTCCGCAACTGGTATCCGCTCGCTGTGGTCTTTATCCTTTTACAAATAACAATAAATTTAACAAATTTAAATCATTACCCGGATTTAACCGCCCGCCTTATTTTTATTTTTGTTCTTCTCTGCGCTATTTTCGGGCTCCTTTTCCGCGGCCGTGTTTTCTGCAGATACCTTTGCCCCATAGGCAGTATGATAGGAATTTATTCCTGTTTTTCCCCGCTGGAGGTCCGCGTAAAAGATAAAAAACTGTGTTCACAATGCATGACTAAAGAATGCATCAACGGGAAAACAAATTTTTACTCCGTTTCTTTTGGGAAAAACAAATCCCTTTTCAAAAACAATGCCGTCCCCTGCCCCGCCGGGATTTTTCCCGCGGCACTTGAAGAAAACACACATTGTTATTTTTGCGGGCAGTGTATAAAACTCTGCCCAAACAATAATATCTGCTGGAACAAAAGAAATATATTTAAAGAAATATTCCAGCCGTATGATCGGCCTTTTTCCGAAACGCTTTTTATTGTTTTATTACTGGGCATGATTATGGAGAAATTTGTCCCGCTGTGGCCGGATCTGCAGGAAAAAATATTTCCTGAGAGCCTGCCCGCGGCGGTGTTTTATCCCTGGGTCTATTTTATCCTGCCGGGGATGATAGTTTTTCTGCCGTCTTTTCTGACATATATCTTTTCACAGGTAAAAATCAACCCTGTTGCCAGCCAGGATGAAACGCCGGGTTCCTTGAATGACCCGGTATCTTTAAACAAGATAATCGCGTTTCAAAGCAGTATTTTTATACCTTTAATTTTCTTTTCCCATTTTGCTTTGGCGTTTGTAAAAGTATTTACCCGCGGCAGTTATATATTTTACGGGTTATTGGATCCCGCGGGCGTAAAAACGTTCCGCGCTATTTACCAGGCTGAACTTTTGAAACCGCCTTCCAGTGTTCTTCCTGTCCCGGTGCTCCGGTGGATAGTGATTTTGCCTGTTATAGCGGGAAGCATCATCTCATTCGCCGCCGTTCACAAAATAAATAAATCCGGATTATTTAACAAAAGTTCCCATGCCTTCGCGATTATAAACTCAGGGATAATTTCGGCTTTAGGTCTGATGTTTGCGCTGATTGTTAAAAACTGGCTGTTTAGTTAA
- a CDS encoding carboxypeptidase-like regulatory domain-containing protein, with translation MKKILIFFLILTASGHAWFWDKKKDQKSVISGKALMPVENIYIYVYKEGADMHGPPYSISEATNINGEFKIELPEGSYFFVARKRMSGDQAGPVQPGDIKSETVGPVLIKNGEPVNLDISCFIKQGDEKTSVPAMETGKTGISGTIRDADGNPAEGIRVHVYTYVQMSERPKFVSVKTGPDGKYIVYLPQGGTYYLAARDRFGGPPKIGDLYGRYDQGTINPSAVIVKDNEIKRDVDIIVNKIW, from the coding sequence ATGAAAAAGATATTAATATTTTTCCTTATTTTGACCGCTTCCGGTCACGCGTGGTTTTGGGACAAAAAAAAGGACCAAAAATCTGTTATATCAGGCAAGGCGCTTATGCCCGTGGAAAACATTTATATTTATGTTTACAAAGAAGGCGCTGATATGCACGGCCCGCCATATTCAATTTCAGAAGCTACCAATATAAACGGGGAATTCAAAATAGAACTTCCTGAAGGCTCTTATTTTTTTGTGGCAAGAAAAAGAATGAGCGGGGACCAGGCGGGACCTGTCCAGCCGGGCGACATTAAAAGCGAAACGGTCGGGCCTGTTTTAATAAAAAACGGGGAGCCTGTTAACCTGGATATAAGCTGTTTTATAAAACAGGGAGATGAAAAAACTTCTGTTCCTGCCATGGAAACCGGTAAAACAGGGATAAGCGGCACGATACGGGACGCCGACGGAAACCCGGCTGAAGGCATCAGGGTACATGTTTATACTTACGTCCAGATGTCGGAACGCCCAAAATTTGTCTCAGTTAAAACCGGGCCCGACGGGAAGTATATTGTCTATTTGCCGCAGGGAGGAACATATTATCTTGCCGCGCGTGACCGGTTCGGAGGTCCTCCGAAAATCGGGGATCTCTACGGGAGATATGACCAGGGGACTATTAATCCCTCCGCTGTTATTGTTAAGGACAATGAAATAAAAAGAGATGTCGATATAATTGTCAATAAAATATGGTAG
- a CDS encoding HEAT repeat domain-containing protein, whose product MNFKKIFIIPGLIIGVILLLFLYQKPINLTTIEDIKTASQKADKGDKKAIKFLIRNLKHKNPDLQKEAYNNLIKTGKPAVPGIIKLLGDKDPVLQDYAAGILGNIKDKESVPGLIEKLSSPDFRHKYVLCWALGEIGDTSAIGPLISLYSKEKEDTKKYILRSLVKIGKPSVPFLLKNLDSNDINTQKLSILALGQIGGKGLAAHIIKIANEDNTGFVILSLGDLADPEGIDFLIKSLKHPDWQVRQKSAQSLTRFTDKKILPFIRTALNDDVTAVREWAAKAIECISEEKCAYKNEKGELIYPDSLYR is encoded by the coding sequence ATGAACTTTAAAAAAATATTTATAATACCAGGTTTAATAATAGGCGTAATTTTATTATTATTTTTATACCAGAAGCCTATTAATTTAACCACAATAGAAGACATAAAAACGGCCTCACAAAAGGCTGATAAAGGCGATAAGAAAGCCATCAAATTTTTAATCAGAAATTTAAAACACAAAAATCCCGATTTGCAAAAAGAAGCGTATAATAATTTAATAAAAACCGGGAAGCCCGCTGTCCCCGGGATAATAAAGCTTCTCGGTGACAAAGACCCTGTTTTGCAGGACTACGCGGCGGGCATTTTGGGAAATATAAAGGACAAAGAAAGTGTCCCGGGACTTATTGAAAAACTTTCTTCGCCAGATTTCAGGCATAAATATGTTTTGTGCTGGGCACTGGGAGAAATCGGCGATACAAGCGCGATTGGACCTTTAATCAGCCTGTATTCCAAAGAAAAGGAAGATACAAAAAAATACATACTAAGGTCTCTTGTAAAAATCGGCAAACCCTCGGTCCCGTTTCTTTTAAAAAATCTGGACAGTAATGATATTAATACGCAGAAATTAAGTATCCTGGCGCTCGGGCAAATTGGAGGCAAAGGCCTTGCGGCCCATATTATTAAAATCGCGAATGAGGATAACACAGGGTTTGTAATTTTAAGTCTTGGAGACTTGGCGGACCCGGAAGGTATTGATTTTCTTATTAAATCGTTAAAACATCCCGACTGGCAGGTCAGGCAGAAATCCGCACAATCACTGACCCGTTTCACAGATAAAAAAATCCTGCCTTTTATCAGGACCGCCTTAAATGATGATGTTACCGCCGTCCGTGAATGGGCCGCGAAAGCGATTGAATGTATCAGCGAGGAAAAATGCGCGTATAAAAATGAAAAAGGAGAACTGATTTACCCGGATAGTTTGTATCGATAA